The following coding sequences are from one Campylobacter sp. RM16187 window:
- the proB gene encoding glutamate 5-kinase, protein MSRKALKDIKRVVIKVGTSTLTKSNGKLNEERIKRIVASIAMLADDGFEVTLVTSGAVGAGMGELNINERPKTLNEKQALASVGQVALIHMYQVLFWAHGKTIAQLLLTRGDFSDRNRYLNARNVCSTLLAKKIIPIINENDPVVSDELKVGDNDTLSALVSGLIDADLLIILSDIDGLYDKNPNVYKDAKFVNLVEDINEDIKNMAQGEGSKFGTGGMITKIIAAQMATKIGTNLIIVNGKNPENIIKAVKGEEIGTLFLRQDKKISSRKYWLGYGTSKKGTIIIDDGAVKALKSGKSLLSVGIKDVSGEFERGQIVEILTAKDELIAKGISNYSSSEILLIKGRKSEEIEEILGHKYDDDVVHIDNLLLV, encoded by the coding sequence ATGAGTAGAAAAGCATTAAAAGATATCAAAAGAGTTGTGATTAAAGTAGGCACATCTACTCTTACTAAATCAAACGGCAAACTAAACGAAGAGAGAATTAAACGCATAGTTGCAAGCATAGCCATGCTTGCGGATGACGGCTTTGAAGTCACTCTTGTAACCTCTGGAGCCGTTGGTGCCGGCATGGGAGAGCTTAATATAAATGAGCGACCAAAGACATTAAATGAAAAGCAGGCTTTAGCATCAGTAGGGCAGGTTGCTTTAATACATATGTATCAAGTTTTATTTTGGGCTCATGGTAAGACTATAGCGCAACTACTTCTAACCAGAGGTGATTTTAGCGATAGAAATAGATACTTAAACGCAAGAAACGTATGCAGCACACTTCTGGCTAAAAAAATAATTCCTATTATAAATGAAAACGATCCGGTAGTAAGTGACGAATTAAAAGTCGGTGATAATGACACTTTAAGCGCTCTTGTATCAGGGCTTATAGATGCCGATTTGTTAATAATTTTAAGCGATATAGATGGGTTATATGATAAAAATCCAAATGTTTATAAGGATGCTAAATTTGTCAATTTAGTTGAAGACATTAATGAAGATATTAAAAATATGGCTCAAGGCGAGGGTAGTAAATTTGGCACAGGTGGCATGATAACCAAGATAATAGCCGCTCAAATGGCTACTAAAATAGGCACAAATTTGATAATCGTAAATGGCAAAAATCCTGAAAATATAATAAAAGCTGTTAAAGGCGAAGAGATAGGAACTCTGTTTTTAAGACAAGATAAGAAAATTAGTTCGCGCAAGTATTGGTTAGGATATGGCACAAGTAAAAAAGGTACGATTATCATCGATGACGGCGCGGTTAAAGCGCTAAAAAGCGGAAAAAGCCTACTAAGTGTTGGCATAAAAGATGTCAGCGGAGAATTTGAGCGCGGACAGATAGTTGAAATATTAACTGCAAAAGACGAGCTTATAGCAAAGGGTATAAGTAACTACTCTTCAAGTGAAATTTTGCTAATAAAAGGCAGAAAGAGCGAGGAGATAGAGGAAATCTTAGGACATAAATATGACGATGATGTCGTGCATATTGATAATTTGTTGCTAGTTTAG
- the prfA gene encoding peptide chain release factor 1, producing MLADKLQPFLDRYDELSRLLSDPSITQDIANMTKLSKEQSSIEDIRNASKEYLQILADIDENKLLLDDDELGELAKDELKSLEIRKAELEEEIKILLLPKDPNDDKNIFLEIRAGTGGDEAALFVGDLFNAYVRYTELRGYKFEVVSQSEGNTGGFKEIILLVKGNGAYSRLKYEGGTHRVQRVPETESQGRVHTSAVTVAIMPEVEDSEIEINPNDLRIDVMRSSGHGGQSVNTTDSAVRITHIPTGLVVTNQDGKSQHKNKDAAMKVLKARLYEMQEAERLAKETSERKSQVGTGDRSGRIRTYNFPQNRISDHRINLTLYRLDAIMAGGLFDEIIEPLIAHHQAEAIAAAGL from the coding sequence ATGTTAGCTGACAAACTGCAACCGTTTTTGGATCGCTACGACGAGCTATCTCGCCTGCTAAGCGATCCATCTATCACCCAAGACATCGCAAATATGACCAAGCTCTCCAAAGAGCAATCAAGTATAGAAGATATCAGAAATGCCTCTAAAGAGTATTTACAAATTTTAGCCGACATTGACGAAAACAAACTTCTACTTGATGACGACGAGCTTGGCGAGCTTGCTAAAGATGAGCTAAAGAGCCTTGAAATCCGCAAAGCCGAGCTTGAAGAAGAGATAAAAATACTTCTGCTTCCAAAAGATCCAAACGACGATAAAAACATCTTCCTTGAAATTCGTGCAGGAACCGGTGGAGATGAGGCGGCGCTATTTGTGGGCGATCTTTTTAACGCTTATGTGCGCTATACCGAACTTCGCGGATACAAATTTGAAGTAGTAAGCCAAAGCGAAGGCAACACAGGCGGCTTTAAAGAGATTATCTTGCTCGTAAAAGGAAACGGCGCATATTCAAGGCTAAAATACGAAGGCGGAACTCACAGAGTTCAGCGCGTGCCAGAGACTGAAAGCCAAGGCAGAGTGCACACTTCGGCCGTAACCGTTGCGATCATGCCAGAGGTTGAAGATAGCGAGATAGAGATAAATCCAAACGACTTAAGAATCGACGTTATGCGAAGCTCGGGGCACGGGGGACAAAGTGTAAATACAACTGATAGTGCCGTGCGTATCACACATATCCCAACGGGACTTGTCGTAACCAACCAGGACGGAAAAAGCCAGCATAAAAACAAAGATGCTGCGATGAAAGTACTTAAAGCTCGACTTTATGAGATGCAAGAGGCCGAGCGCCTTGCAAAAGAGACTAGTGAGCGCAAGAGTCAAGTAGGCACAGGAGATAGAAGCGGTCGAATTCGCACCTACAACTTCCCGCAAAATCGCATAAGCGACCACCGCATAAATTTAACGCTTTATAGACTGGATGCGATCATGGCCGGCGGGCTTTTTGACGAGATAATAGAGCCTCTTATCGCTCATCATCAAGCCGAAGCCATCGCCGCTGCAGGGCTTTAA
- the glmM gene encoding phosphoglucosamine mutase, with protein sequence MKLFGTDGVRGKAGAKLSAQTSMRLAMAAGIYFRKFAQVTNTILLGKDTRRSGYMIETAIVAGLTAVGYNVRQIGPMPTPAIAFLTEDMRCDAGIMISASHNPYYDNGIKFFDKHGNKLTEEAEAEIEKIYFNDELIAQSQKHMLEIGASKRIDDVIGRYIVHIKNSFPKSLTLHGLRVVLDVANGAAYRVAPTIFNELGAETIVINDEPNGSNINLNCGALYPQNLASEVVRLRADIGLAFDGDADRLVVVDETGEVANGDALLGVLAMYLHENKALKGGGVVATVMSNAALEDYLAKHKIKLLRANVGDKYVLEMMQESGINFGGEQSGHIIFSDYAKTGDALVAAMQFIACMLTKGKKASEVLAKIKPYPQILLNLKIADKKPLESIKGLKELEESLKKDGIRPLFRYSGTENLIRLLLEGKCPEKVQKQMDEVEKFFTKALNE encoded by the coding sequence ATGAAACTATTCGGTACCGACGGAGTTAGAGGCAAGGCGGGAGCAAAGCTATCTGCACAAACTTCCATGAGGCTGGCGATGGCTGCTGGAATTTACTTTCGTAAATTTGCTCAAGTTACCAATACCATCTTACTTGGCAAAGACACTAGAAGAAGCGGATATATGATAGAAACAGCCATCGTTGCGGGGCTTACGGCGGTTGGCTATAACGTGCGCCAAATCGGTCCTATGCCAACGCCTGCGATCGCATTTCTTACCGAAGATATGCGCTGTGATGCGGGTATAATGATAAGCGCGAGTCACAATCCATACTACGATAACGGCATCAAATTTTTTGATAAACACGGCAACAAACTAACCGAAGAGGCTGAAGCCGAGATAGAAAAAATCTATTTTAACGACGAGCTAATCGCGCAAAGCCAAAAGCACATGCTTGAAATTGGAGCCTCAAAAAGGATCGATGATGTTATCGGTCGCTACATCGTTCATATCAAAAATTCCTTCCCGAAATCCTTAACGCTTCACGGGCTAAGAGTCGTTTTAGACGTGGCCAACGGTGCGGCTTACAGGGTGGCGCCGACCATATTTAACGAGCTTGGAGCAGAGACTATCGTGATAAACGATGAGCCAAACGGAAGCAACATAAATTTAAACTGCGGCGCGCTATATCCGCAAAATTTGGCAAGCGAAGTAGTGAGATTAAGAGCTGATATCGGACTTGCTTTTGATGGAGACGCAGACAGGCTTGTCGTGGTTGATGAAACTGGAGAAGTAGCAAACGGAGACGCGCTTCTTGGTGTGCTTGCGATGTATCTTCATGAAAATAAAGCCCTAAAAGGCGGCGGAGTCGTAGCAACCGTGATGAGTAACGCAGCACTTGAGGACTATCTCGCAAAGCACAAGATCAAGCTACTTCGTGCAAATGTGGGCGATAAATACGTCCTTGAGATGATGCAAGAAAGCGGTATAAATTTCGGCGGCGAGCAAAGCGGGCACATAATCTTTTCAGACTACGCTAAAACAGGCGACGCGCTCGTGGCTGCGATGCAGTTTATCGCCTGCATGCTAACTAAAGGCAAGAAAGCAAGCGAAGTTTTAGCTAAAATCAAGCCTTATCCGCAAATTTTACTAAATTTAAAAATCGCAGACAAAAAACCGCTTGAGAGCATAAAAGGGCTAAAAGAGCTTGAAGAAAGCCTTAAAAAAGATGGCATTAGACCGCTATTTCGCTACTCGGGAACTGAAAATTTGATCCGCCTTTTACTTGAAGGAAAATGCCCTGAAAAGGTGCAAAAACAAATGGACGAGGTTGAGAAATTTTTTACAAAAGCTCTAAATGAATAG
- the rpsT gene encoding 30S ribosomal protein S20, translated as MANHKSAEKRARQTIKRTERNRFYRTRLKNITKAVRVAVEAGDKEAALNALKEANKSLHSFVSKGFLKQQTASRRVGRLAKLVNTLNTAA; from the coding sequence ATGGCAAACCATAAATCTGCTGAAAAAAGAGCTAGACAGACGATAAAAAGAACAGAGAGAAACAGATTTTATCGCACAAGACTTAAAAACATAACAAAAGCTGTGCGTGTAGCTGTTGAAGCTGGTGATAAAGAAGCTGCACTAAACGCATTAAAAGAGGCAAATAAAAGCCTACACAGCTTTGTAAGCAAAGGATTTTTGAAACAACAAACAGCTTCACGCCGTGTTGGACGCTTGGCGAAGCTTGTAAACACTCTAAACACAGCTGCTTAA
- a CDS encoding replication/maintenance protein RepL has translation MNALEREIFGILVGEKKFEIIEFFIQNLDENGLINFTISKICKATNSSKPTVIETIKLLENRKIFERVKNGLYRFKNLKSDSD, from the coding sequence TTGAACGCGCTTGAGAGAGAAATTTTTGGCATTTTGGTGGGCGAAAAGAAATTTGAGATAATTGAGTTTTTTATCCAGAATTTAGATGAAAACGGACTTATAAATTTCACAATTTCCAAAATTTGCAAAGCTACAAACTCAAGCAAGCCAACCGTGATAGAGACAATCAAACTTCTTGAAAATAGAAAAATTTTCGAACGAGTTAAAAACGGACTTTATAGATTTAAGAATTTAAAATCTGACTCTGATTAA
- the hemJ gene encoding protoporphyrinogen oxidase HemJ: MAEYYNLIKYFHYLAFISWMAVLFYQPRLYVYHAEHMDKPDFVKVVEVQEYKMYHYVGWVSIIGTFLTGILILVAIPDLLKSGYVHVKLAVVVLLAIYHLDLGRYMKLLREKRCNKSGMFFRAYNEVPTIAMVIIIWMMVYKPF; the protein is encoded by the coding sequence ATGGCGGAATACTATAATCTGATTAAGTATTTTCACTACTTGGCGTTCATATCGTGGATGGCTGTGCTGTTTTATCAACCGCGCCTATACGTATATCACGCAGAGCATATGGATAAACCCGACTTCGTAAAGGTCGTCGAGGTTCAAGAGTATAAGATGTATCACTATGTGGGCTGGGTTTCTATCATCGGCACGTTTTTAACGGGAATTTTGATACTCGTGGCGATCCCGGATCTACTTAAAAGCGGATATGTACATGTAAAACTTGCCGTTGTAGTGCTACTAGCGATATATCATCTTGATCTTGGCAGATATATGAAGCTACTTCGCGAAAAACGCTGTAACAAATCAGGCATGTTCTTTCGCGCATACAACGAGGTGCCTACTATAGCCATGGTTATCATCATCTGGATGATGGTCTATAAACCGTTTTAA
- a CDS encoding NINE protein, with product MGNNVYIAYALWLFCGWFGAHRIYLGKFISGFFMMTLFFMGSMTYWILIGWLFWLIWGIWWLFDIYLTGVYVEKNMQKDELKHELKKQDLEAQLKRLYELYEEGRISKAEFEARKEILFR from the coding sequence ATGGGAAATAACGTATATATCGCTTATGCGCTTTGGCTGTTTTGCGGCTGGTTTGGAGCGCATCGTATATATCTTGGCAAATTTATCAGCGGATTTTTTATGATGACGCTGTTTTTTATGGGCTCGATGACATATTGGATACTGATAGGTTGGCTGTTTTGGCTGATTTGGGGTATCTGGTGGCTGTTTGATATCTACCTAACGGGTGTTTATGTAGAGAAAAACATGCAAAAAGATGAGCTTAAACACGAGCTTAAAAAGCAAGATCTCGAGGCTCAGCTTAAGCGCCTTTATGAGCTCTATGAAGAGGGCAGGATAAGCAAAGCCGAATTTGAAGCTAGAAAAGAAATTTTATTTAGATAA
- a CDS encoding glutamate-5-semialdehyde dehydrogenase, with amino-acid sequence MDEILKIAKDSKAASRELLILKSEDKNEILRAVANEILAKRDEIKKVNLIDIQSGKKAGLAPALIDRLTLSDARIEAMAKGVIELASFTDPIGEILDGWRHKNGMQISKIRVPLGVVGIIYESRPNVTIDAAALALKSSNSVILRGSANAINSNKFLVNLFNEVGTKFKLPKFAIQLIESTDREAVNQMIKVHEFIDVLIPRGGKNLKEFIVQNATIPVIETGAGVCHIYVDESANLDIAVKIIKNAKTQRPSVCNAVECILLHRSVVDKILPNLINELDGVEIRLQDLLFENYYGFNNVKLASNDDFGAEFLDLILSVKMVSGVNEAIEYINSHSSGHSDSILSENYENIEKFLNEIDSAVVYANVSTRFSDGGEFGFGGEIGISTQKLHARGPMGVRELTTTKYIVRGTGQIR; translated from the coding sequence GTGGATGAAATTTTAAAAATTGCTAAAGACTCAAAAGCTGCCAGCAGAGAGCTTTTAATTCTTAAAAGCGAAGACAAAAATGAGATTTTAAGAGCTGTTGCAAATGAAATTTTAGCAAAAAGAGATGAGATAAAAAAGGTTAATTTGATTGATATCCAAAGTGGTAAAAAAGCAGGTTTAGCTCCTGCTTTGATTGATCGTTTGACACTAAGTGATGCCAGAATAGAGGCTATGGCTAAAGGTGTGATAGAGTTAGCAAGTTTTACAGATCCTATCGGAGAGATTTTGGACGGATGGAGACATAAAAATGGCATGCAAATTTCTAAAATCAGAGTGCCATTGGGTGTCGTAGGTATAATTTACGAATCTAGACCAAACGTAACCATAGATGCGGCTGCATTGGCTCTTAAAAGCTCAAATTCTGTTATTCTAAGAGGCTCTGCAAATGCGATAAATTCAAATAAATTTCTAGTAAATTTATTTAATGAAGTTGGGACAAAATTTAAGCTTCCAAAATTTGCAATTCAACTGATTGAATCAACGGATCGCGAAGCGGTAAATCAAATGATAAAGGTACACGAATTTATAGATGTTTTGATACCAAGAGGAGGCAAAAATCTCAAAGAATTTATTGTGCAAAATGCAACGATTCCAGTCATTGAAACCGGTGCAGGAGTGTGTCATATCTATGTGGATGAAAGTGCAAATTTAGATATTGCCGTAAAAATAATAAAAAATGCTAAAACTCAGCGTCCAAGTGTTTGCAACGCTGTAGAATGTATATTGCTTCATCGTAGTGTAGTAGATAAAATTTTACCAAATTTGATTAATGAGCTGGATGGGGTGGAGATTCGTTTGCAAGATTTACTGTTTGAAAATTATTATGGATTTAATAATGTAAAATTAGCTAGCAATGATGATTTTGGAGCGGAATTTTTAGATCTTATCTTATCTGTAAAAATGGTAAGCGGAGTAAATGAGGCGATAGAATATATAAATTCACATTCAAGCGGGCATTCAGACAGCATCTTAAGCGAAAATTACGAAAATATAGAGAAGTTTTTAAATGAGATAGATAGTGCAGTCGTATATGCAAACGTATCTACCAGGTTTAGTGATGGTGGGGAATTTGGCTTTGGTGGAGAGATAGGAATTTCTACTCAAAAACTGCACGCAAGAGGACCGATGGGGGTTAGAGAGCTAACTACTACAAAATATATTGTGCGAGGAACTGGGCAAATTAGGTAG
- the proC gene encoding pyrroline-5-carboxylate reductase, with product MKLGFIGGGNMASAMIAAITNSKICSLSEIFVYDRSKNENLKFKFGITPLDSERKIVQNSDIIVLAIKPNSYESVLNLIKKDVKNQIIVTVAPNFTIEMVSEILGSDKKIVRTMPNTPAAIGKGVTAVCFSENLNDNERMSVLKVLQSFGATHEIEEKLIPVFTAIAGSLPAYVFMFIEALADGGVLEGMPRAKAYEIIAASVAGSADMILKTGKHPAQLKDEVCSPSGTTIEALRVLEEHGIRSGLIDAVRTAARKSRA from the coding sequence ATGAAATTAGGATTTATAGGCGGTGGCAATATGGCATCTGCGATGATAGCCGCCATTACAAACTCTAAAATTTGTAGTTTAAGTGAAATTTTTGTTTATGATAGAAGTAAAAATGAGAATTTAAAGTTTAAATTTGGCATAACTCCTCTTGATAGTGAGCGTAAAATAGTTCAAAATTCAGATATTATCGTGCTTGCTATTAAGCCAAACAGCTATGAAAGTGTGCTAAATTTGATTAAAAAAGATGTCAAAAATCAAATTATCGTTACCGTTGCACCAAATTTTACTATAGAGATGGTTTCTGAGATTTTAGGGTCTGATAAAAAGATAGTGCGAACTATGCCAAATACTCCCGCGGCTATAGGTAAGGGTGTAACGGCTGTTTGTTTTAGTGAAAATTTAAATGATAATGAGCGCATGAGTGTGCTTAAAGTTTTGCAAAGTTTTGGAGCCACTCACGAGATAGAGGAGAAACTGATTCCAGTATTTACCGCTATCGCAGGAAGTTTACCGGCCTATGTTTTTATGTTTATAGAAGCGCTTGCCGATGGAGGAGTGTTAGAAGGGATGCCCAGGGCTAAGGCTTATGAAATAATAGCGGCTAGCGTAGCAGGAAGTGCTGATATGATTCTTAAAACAGGCAAACACCCTGCGCAGTTAAAAGATGAGGTTTGTTCGCCATCAGGAACTACGATAGAGGCTTTAAGAGTGCTTGAAGAGCATGGAATTCGCTCTGGCTTAATTGATGCTGTTAGAACCGCAGCCAGGAAGTCTAGAGCTTAA
- the lspA gene encoding signal peptidase II: MNRVLIKFFAAFFVVFIADQLVKQIFLSGFSWQGEYFSLVLAFNKGVAFSMFASLGEWLKFIQVALIVAVFAYLVWQKEILKDHTIAIGILLGAGSSNILDRFVHGGVVDYVYWHKWFEFAIFNLADVMIDVAVCIILWQSFKKPKR; encoded by the coding sequence ATGAATAGAGTTTTGATCAAATTTTTTGCCGCTTTTTTTGTCGTTTTTATAGCCGATCAGCTTGTTAAGCAAATTTTCTTAAGCGGCTTTAGTTGGCAGGGCGAATACTTCTCTTTAGTCCTTGCTTTTAACAAAGGTGTTGCATTTTCGATGTTTGCAAGCCTTGGCGAGTGGCTTAAATTTATCCAAGTAGCTCTTATTGTAGCCGTTTTTGCATATCTTGTCTGGCAAAAAGAGATTTTAAAAGATCACACTATAGCTATTGGAATTTTGCTTGGTGCGGGAAGCTCAAACATCCTTGATCGCTTCGTGCACGGCGGGGTTGTGGATTATGTGTATTGGCATAAGTGGTTTGAATTTGCTATTTTTAACCTTGCAGATGTTATGATTGATGTTGCGGTTTGTATTATCTTGTGGCAGAGCTTTAAAAAGCCAAAAAGGTAG